One segment of Monomorium pharaonis isolate MP-MQ-018 chromosome 6, ASM1337386v2, whole genome shotgun sequence DNA contains the following:
- the LOC105840329 gene encoding zinc finger CCCH-type with G patch domain-containing protein: MTDARSLKEAIEQYETQLSQVDTTLSITPKGPDKDNLLSLKSDIEELISLTKESLQRLEGENKNKNDSNSYNPDDKVEDLLDREYLLFKAELEKLADNSEDKQDDMTTAASNSIEDELKELEGMKCKAPHGSTWGGIGYHNAMICSVYRDSDETIKNIHDIKVRVLFLNPTHKEMVPCPYFLNSNCKFSDENCHYCHGEIVPFSSLQEYKEPDFYNIKVGSKVLTKQKNNMWQRSVVLKLPEKGGDEYRVKFESSGKIIEAGLQDLLPLDDTNLEMSDTSNDTDDGDEDINNVDNDSESNFYRNDQLVHKSLFTLQSNEPLGNWERHTRGIGSKLMMQMGYVIGTGLGKQSDGRIEPVEAQVLPAGKSLDHCMELREFAGNDKDLFSAERKMRKQQQKLEQQREKQYQREKQKEDNNVFNFINRTLGDKPKESITASSSQSKNKLRAESNRNLNVASFQIGENINRLERESSKLKESLTKHAKGSVLYNSIAIKYNEKQKELVNLKASEKSIVAEQNQRRNKAKLSVF, from the exons ATGACAGACGCAAGAagtttaaaagaagctatcGAGCAGTATGAAACCCAG CTATCACAAGTGGACACAACATTATCTATAACGCCGAAAGGTCCCGATAAAGATAATTTGCTCAGTCTCAAGTCTGATATCGAGGAACTTATTTCTTTGACGAAAGAAAGTTTGCAACGTCTCGAaggagaaaacaaaaataagaatgaTAGTAATTCTTATAATCCTGATGACAAGGTGGAGGATCTATTGGATAGAGAATATCTATTGTTCAAG GCAGAGCTGGAAAAACTTGCAGACAACAGCGAGGATAAACAAGACGATATGACTACTGCAGCTTCTAATAGCATTGAA GATGAATTAAAAGAGCTAGAGGGTATGAAATGTAAAGCTCCTCATGGCAGTACTTGGGGTGGTATCGGTTATCACAATGCTATGATATGTTCTGTTTATAGAGACAGTgatgaaacaattaaaaatatccatGACATTAAG GTTCGAGTGCTCTTTCTCAATCCAACGCATAAAGAAATGGTACCATGTCCATATTTTCTCAACAGTAATTGCAAGTTTTCCGACGAAAATTGCCATTATTGTCATGGTGAAATTGTGCCATTTTCAAGCCTACAGGAGTACAA AGAGCCTGATTTTTATAACATCAAAGTGGGAAGTAAAGTGTtaactaaacaaaaaaataacatgtggcAAAGATctgttgttttaaaattgcCTGAAAAGGGTGGAGATGAATATAGAGTAAAATTTGAGTCAAGCGGTAAAATTATAGAAGCTGGTTTACAAGATCTCTTACCACttg ATGACACAAACTTAGAAATGTCAGATACATCTAATGATACCGATGATGGCGatgaagatattaataatgttgataACGATTCCGAGTCAAACTTTTATAGAAATGATCAATTAGTTCACAAATCTCTTTTCACGTTACAATCCAATGAGCCTTTAGGAAATTGGGAGAGACACACACGTGGCATTGGAAGTAAATTAATGATGCAAATGGGTTATGTAATTGGTACTGGTCTTGGAAAACAGAGTGATGGTAGAATAGAACCTGTTGAAGCCCAAGTTTTGCCGGCAGGAAAATCATTAG aTCATTGTATGGAATTACGTGAATTTGCTGGTAACGACAAAGATTTGTTTTCTGCTGAACGTAAAATGCGGAAACAACAACAAAAATTGGAGCAACAAAGAGAAAAACAGTATCagagagaaaaacaaaaagaggataataatgtgtttaatttcataaatagaaCGTTAGGTGATAAGC CTAAAGAAAGTATAACAGCTAGTAGTTcgcaaagtaaaaataaacttagaGCAGAATCCAATAGGAATCTAAATGTAGCCAGTTTTCAAATTGGGGAAAACATAAATCGTTTAGAAAGGGAATCGTCGAAGCTCAAAGAATCGTTAACAAAGCATGCCAAGGGTAGCGTACTTTATAATAgcattgcaataaaatataacgagAAACAAAAGGaacttgttaatttaaaagccTCTGAGAAAAGTATTGTCGCCGAACAGAATCAAAGGAgaaataaagctaaattatctgtattttga
- the LOC105834574 gene encoding barH-like 1 homeobox protein codes for MMQEHKSFLIRDLLGDVLADRVQEDSGDDSAVHSDSEDTIDPGSSPRTRLGSPPPVLSPSPGPATTSGKACTVIANNAPSTGRKPRRRRTAFTHAQLAYLERKFRCQKYLSVADRSDVADALSLSETQVKTWYQNRRTKWKRQNQLRLEQLRHQATVEKDLLVRSVGLHHGSIDAYCSPYNSQTQTSHPPPPPPPPAPPSTASTAAFLSTAAALFRNVTYVHGCPL; via the exons ATGATGCAGGAGCATAAATCTTTCCTGATTAGAGATCTTTTGGGGGATGTATTGGCTGATCGAGTTCAAG AAGACTCGGGGGATGATTCAGCGGTCCATTCGGATTCCGAAGACACGATTGATCCTGGTAGCAGTCCTCGCACACGTCTAGGAAGTCCTCCACCGGTGCTCTCGCCGTCGCCTGGCCCGGCAACCACGTCGGGAAAAGCTTGCACAGTGATTGCTAATAATGCACCGTCAACCGGTAGGAAACCGCGAAGAAGACGAACCGCTTTCACTCACGCACAGTTAGCTTACCTCGAGAGGAAGTTTCGTTGTCAGAAGTATCTCAGCGTGGCAGACCGCAGCGACGTTGCGGACGCTTTATCGCTCTCGGAAACCCAAGTGAAGACTTGGTATCAGAATAGaag GACGAAGTGGAAGCGACAGAATCAGCTGCGATTAGAACAGCTGCGTCATCAAGCCACCGTTGAGAAGGATCTTTTGGTACGCAGTGTGGGTCTCCATCATGGCAGCATAGACGCTTACTGTTCACCGTACAACTCACAAACGCAAACCAGCCAtccgccaccgccaccaccaccacccgCACCACCATCTACCGCTTCCACAGCAGCGTTTCTCTCGACAGCAGCCGCACTTTTTCGAAATGTCACCTACGTCCATGGCTGCCCCCTCTAA
- the LOC105834575 gene encoding uncharacterized protein LOC105834575 isoform X2: MSQFLVDFFSLVYIEETSRSLSLMHAYAHTMHKTQFCKSMNRNYTCFYQKSVVNMGYLRFRATKYLAAEIIRATEPLLENDVSIVSLDERAMTAGRYFEYPA; the protein is encoded by the exons atgagtcAATTTTTagtcgattttttttctttagtatACATAGAAGAAACAAGTCGCTCTTTATCTTTAATGCACGCATACGCGCACACCATGCATAAAACgcaattttgcaaaagtatGAATCGGAATTACACATGTTTTTACCAGAAAAGTGTTGTAAACATGGGTTATTTACGATTTCGAGCAACGAAATATCTGGCTGCG GAGATCATACGTGCGACGGAGCCGCTTCTAGAGAATGACGTTTCCATCGTGAGCCTGGACGAGAGGGCAATGACCGCAGGTCGATACTTTGAATATCCTG CTTAG
- the LOC105840028 gene encoding immunoglobulin-binding protein 1 yields MSEEILSKDSSHEKDKNDSTTLSELFDNAFELFNTINATAEPTNSSKVQLDVKRAMHMFEDATRLVSMVDMFSSNETFDEVATENIKYFLLPALLGKLTNQICSTDDRMHLVKVAEVYFVDFLKRLKAYSLTDVEIPEISSTDEKKEAEANQSHSTPESSSRMLENMVIRRNAKLQRYQQEKDLESRLDILKKNLDNPNIDDEIKREYFVTLVKLYAIRIVEELNLLKTEKEILENMKMEPMHTLASESQRTQKRKSSAPKLQPVIITRDEVQKKVFGAGYPSLPVLTVQEFYEQRIKDGDWPDPSQHNANNSRCLQNMANKDIGANSEDNEAILKEEMEEKDDSEYLERARAMDEYKDIHRRGWGNRANRS; encoded by the exons ATGTCGgaagaaattttatcgaaggaCTCAAGTCATGAAAAAGATAAGAATGATTCCACAACATTGTCAGAGTTATTTGACAACGCTTTTGAGTTGTTCAATACTATTAATGCTACTGCAGAACCAACAAACAGTTCGAAAGTACAG TTGGATGTAAAACGGGCAATGCATATGTTTGAAGATGCAACAAGACTGGTGTCTATGGTAGATATGTTTAGCAGCAATGAAACTTTTGACGAAGTGGCTACGGAGAATATCAAGTACTTCTTATTACCAGCTCTGTTGGGCAAGCTCACTAATCAGATATGCAGCACCGATGACAGAATGCATCTTGTTAAAGTAGCAGAAGTCTATTTTGTAGACTTTTTAAAACGGCTAAAAGCATACAGTTTGACAGATGTTGAAATACCAGAAATAAGTTCAACTGATGAAAAGAAGGAGGCAGAAGCTAATCAAAGTCATAGTACACCAGAATCTTCATCGAGAATGTTAGAAAATATG gtGATTCGTAGAAATGCAAAGTTGCAAAGATATCAACAGGAAAAAGATTTAGAATCTCGTTTGgatattttgaagaaaaatttagaCAATCCAAACATTGATGACGAaatcaagagggaatatttcGTTActcttgtaaaattatatgccATCCGAATTGTCGAggagttaaatttattaaagacgGAGAAAGAGATATTGGAAAATATGAAGATGGAACCAATGCACACTTTGGCTTCTGAATCTCAAAGGACTCAAAAGCGAAAATCATCAGCTCCGAAACTGCAACCTGTTATTATTACACGTGATGAAGTGCAAAAGAAAGTTTTTGGAGCAGGCTATCCGAGTTTACCAGTTTTAACGGTACAGGAGTTCTACGAACAAAGGATTAAAGATGGAGA ttggCCTGATCCATCACAGCATAATGCAAACAATTCTCGCTGTCTGCAAAATATGGCAAATAAAGATATAGGCGCAAACAGTGAGGACAACGAAGCCATTTTGAAGGAGGAGATGGAAGAAAAAGATGATTCCGAATATCTCGAACGCGCGCGTGCGATGGATGAATATAAAGACATACATCGACGCGGATGGGGTAATCGTGCTAATAGAAGTTAG
- the LOC105834575 gene encoding uncharacterized protein LOC105834575 isoform X1 codes for MSQFLVDFFSLVYIEETSRSLSLMHAYAHTMHKTQFCKSMNRNYTCFYQKSVVNMGYLRFRATKYLAAEIIRATEPLLENDVSIVSLDERAMTAGRYFEYPEDYVCRMFKRSKHTLGERISKER; via the exons atgagtcAATTTTTagtcgattttttttctttagtatACATAGAAGAAACAAGTCGCTCTTTATCTTTAATGCACGCATACGCGCACACCATGCATAAAACgcaattttgcaaaagtatGAATCGGAATTACACATGTTTTTACCAGAAAAGTGTTGTAAACATGGGTTATTTACGATTTCGAGCAACGAAATATCTGGCTGCG GAGATCATACGTGCGACGGAGCCGCTTCTAGAGAATGACGTTTCCATCGTGAGCCTGGACGAGAGGGCAATGACCGCAGGTCGATACTTTGAATATCCTG aGGATTATGTTTGCCGAATGTTTAAAAGAAGTAAGCACACACTGGGAGAGAGAATCAGCAAAGAGAGATGA